The Jaculus jaculus isolate mJacJac1 chromosome 3, mJacJac1.mat.Y.cur, whole genome shotgun sequence genome includes the window TAGGATTCCAGCAGAGTCTGAATTTCAAAAGTACTGAGATGTCATCAGCTGCTCCAGGTGCACCTAGAGTGAAGGAGTGAGCATCTGGCCAGTAGAAGCACGGGAATGTCAGGAGCACTACAGGGCAGTGACGATCAGCCGAAGGAGGGCAAACATTAGTTGTCTTTGGCTTCAAAGGTAACAAGCCACTTTggagtatatatatgtatatatatatatatacatatatatatatatatatatatatatatatatatatatatatgtgtgtgtgtgtgtgtgtgtgtgtgtgtgtgtgtgtgtgtgtgtgtgtgtagtagctgggcatggcgccacatgcctttaatcccagctcttgggagacagaggtaggaggatttcttgagttcaaggccaccctgagactacataatgaattccaggtcagcctgggctagagcaagaccctaccttgaaaaagattgagagagagagagagagagagagaggagaaaaagaaaatgaaaacattgtaAATCTGCAACTGTGATATATtctgataattttaattttaattttaattttacacaTGGCTCACAGGCAGCAGCAAGCAGGGCAAATATGACAGGTGTCATTATCACACAGACCCTAAGGGTGTGACAGACCCTGAGGGTGTGATCCACAGAGATCCCAAACTGACCATGACCTGCCGCCTTCTTGGTGGACATCTTCTGCgactgtgcatgtgcatgtgccataGAAAGTCAAGtagcatggactggagagatggcttagcggttaagtacttgcctgtgaagcctaaggaccccagttcaaggctcgagtccccacggcccacgtaagccagatgcacaaggggccacacacatctggagttcgtttgcagtggctggaggccctggcatgccctttctctctctctgcctctttctctgtctgttgctctcaaacaaataaaaattttttaaaaaagaaagtcaagtaGCAGATCTCCCACAGCATGTCCCCAGAGAGGGCTGCCAGTCTGCAGAGCTTCTGTGTGTGGCTGGGATCGGGGGGCACCACTAGGGCGTTAGGCGGGCCCTCCTCGTCACCCGGCCTCTAGCCCACCTGGAGAGCCTCCTAGGATGAGAGAacatctccctttcctttctgcaCACTCAGATGTGTCATATCAAGACACCATTATTAGTACTAATGATAACTAATGATTATAgctaataattattaatattaataattagcCCCCTGCACCTAGCTCACAAGCATCTCTTTGTTTAATGTAACAAACAACTCACTGTTCAGAGGCGAGACTGAGGCTTAGGGCTTCCAATAATGAGAACAAGATGAATAGGGGTGGGACTTATGCACACGATGATTAACCCCTCAGTCCTGGGTCCTGACCCTCCCCTGCCCAGAGATTGTCACAGACACCTAAATCTCAGCTCATGGCTGGACTACAGCCCTGCATGGGTCCAACATCTGCATCTGGTGCTCTGAGATGGAGTTGGGATGGTGGCAGCTGAGGTAGTGTAGGCTGTCTTCACAGGGGCAGACAGAGATTTGAACCTgattctctccagcctgccagggAACCAGAACTACCAACAGGGCCTCTGGAGTCTTGGTCTCAGCCCAGGGGTCCCATTAGCACCCCCAGGTTGATTTCTCTCAGGCTCCTGGCtccccatctcagcctcctgctCAGGTGCGGCTCAGACCAGCATAGCTGCTACCTTCTGCTGCCTGAGTGCCAGGGTGCCGTCAGCTTCCACATAGTCCTAGGCCACTAAAGTCCAAGAGGCCTCCTGGGAATGTGTCACCTTCCAACGTGGAGTCACCCTGGGAAGGAGGCGGGGAAGATAGGCTGGAGGGGCTTTAAATGCGTGGCTGGCTCTAGCTGCAGTCAGTTTCAGCAGCAGCACAGGCGAACTGTCCTGTTCTCTCGGACTGCAGGAAGGATCCGGCCAACAGTGCCCCTGCCTACTGAGGAGCCCAGGATGTTCCTGAAGGTGGTGGCGCTCACCCTGGCCCTGGTGGCTGTCACCGGTGAGTAGACAGAACTCCAAGGCTGCTGAAGGGAGTTGGGACAGCATGGGAAGGCAGCACCAAAGCCAGAAGATAACTCAGCGTGGCTGCCTGTCCCCAACTGGGTTTATAGTTTGCCAAGTTGCCTAACAGCTCTCAGGAGAGCAGACCCTTGTGGGCAGCATGCTTGCATCAGTGCTCCCTAGATAAGCCAAGACGGGGAAAATGTGTTGGGTCTCCCTAAACCCTACCAACATCCAGTCTGCAGCTCGGAGCTGAGGCACAGGAGTTGGGAGAGAGATGGTCCTCATGACTTGATTCTGGTCTTTGTCCAGGAGCCCGGGCTGAGGTCAGTGCAGACCAGGTAGCCACTGTGATGTGGGACTACTTCACCCAGCTGAGCAGCAATGCCAAGGAGGCTGTGGAACAACTCCAGAAGTCGGACATCACCCAGCAGCTGAAGTAAGGAGGGGCAGGGCTGGGCTTGAAAGCCAAGGCTGAGCTTAGAGGCAGGACACCGGTGCTTGGGATACTCACTGCCCTGCCCCACCTTACTGGGGGGTCTGGCCCCTCTGGCCCTAGACTGACACATGGAAACAAGGAGGTTGTACTCAAGGATCCTCAAAGTGTCTTGCAGCTTTTGTGTTCTACAGTGTGTATGTGGAGTGGGGTAGGGGAGGAATAATTAAGGCTCATGGAAGACAGGGCAGGAGAATAATGTCACTGGGGCTTTCAGGAGCCCATGAAATCAGAAGAAGGGAGGTTGGGACATTTGGAAAGCCTTTGACCACAGATAAGAAAAGCACACCCTTGTACCTTTAGAAGACATCAGCAGAGGTAGAGAATATTCTATTGCACAATGTGATCTGGGGCTGGTAGATATGTCAAAGTCCAGTCCTACACTTCCTAGACAAAGAAGGAAAGCAAACTGCTTAAGTCATGTGATGGATAGATAAGCACCTTCACACTCAGTAGGAGATCCAGAGAAGTAAAGTGACAGTAGTCCCTCAGGTCATGACCCACTCTGTGGACCATGAGGGAAAAGATGAGTGGTCTCAGTACCCGCTGACACACACGCTGCCCTAGGCAGGTGTATATAAGGTGAGAGTTATACAAGTGTGTTTCATGCCAAGTGTAATGGCGACCCTCTTGTGCCTTTCCTCTGTAGCACCCTCTTCCAGGACAAACTTGGGGACGTGAATACATACACAAGTGACTTGCAGAAGCAGCTGGTGCCCATTGCCACAGAGCTGCAggaacacctgaccaagaactcaGAGAAGCTGAAGGGGGAGATTCAAAAGGAGCTGGAGGACCTGCGTGCCCGCCTGATGCCCCACACCAACAAAGTGAGCCAGATGATTGGTGACAAAGTGCGGGAGCTGCAGCAGCACCTGGAGCCCTACGCTCAGGAGCTGCACACCCAGGTCAACACACAGACAGAGGAAATGAGGCGCCAACTGACTCCCTACATGCAGCGTATGGAGACCTCAGTGCGGGAGAATGTGGACAACCTGCAGGCTTCCCTGATGCCCTATGtcaatgagttcaaggacaagaTCGACAGGAACGTCGAGGAGCTCAAAAGGAACCTTGTGCCCCGTGCCAACGAGCTCAAGGCTAAAATCGACCAGAATGTGGAGGAGCTGCGCCACAACCTGGCCCCCTTTGCAAAGGAAGCGCAAGACAAGCTCAATCaccagctggagggcctggccttCCAGATGAAGAAGAACGCCGAGGAGCTCCAGGCCAAGATCTCTGCCAACGCTGACCAGCTGTGGCAGAAACTGAACCCTTTGGTGAAGGACGTGCACAGCAAGCTGCAGGGCAACACGGAGGGGCTGCAGCAGTCGCTGGCAGAGCTGAGCAGCCAGCTGGACCAGCAGGTGGAAGAGTTCAGGCTCAATGTGGAGTCCTATGGCGAGATGGTCAACAGAGCTTTGGTACAGCAGATGGAGCAGTTCAGGCAGCAGCTGGGCCCCTATGCGGGGGACAGGGTAAACCACCTGAGCTTCCTGGAGAAAGACCTGCGCGACAAGGTCAGCTCCTTCTTCAGCGCCctgcagaagaaggaggagagcCGGGAGAAGCCCTTAGCCCTCCCGCTCCCAGAGCAGGTCCAAGAGCCGGGCCTACTCAGCCCTCAGCAGAGCTGAGCTGTCCCTGGTGTCCTGGCCTCACCAAGGCAGACACCTGCCCCGCCCTGCCACCTGTCTGCCGGTCTGTCACTAAGCACTTCTGGTATGAGCTTGAGGACACATGTCCGGTGGAAAGTGATGCCCCTTATGGCTACCCAATAAAGTTGCTGAGAAATTAGCCCTGTCTGGTTTCCATGTGAATCCCTGTGGCCGGCTTGAGGTGGAGAGAAGAGCACTGTTTGGCAAAGCATAGCTTCAGCAGGCAGGAGGAGACTGGAGGATGCTGAGTGCAGGGAGACGAGGCTATAGGAGgcggagctggagacatggctcagctggtaaagtacttgtcttgAAAAtgcaaggacctgaatttggtccTCAGTACtcactgccgggcatggtgaacacccataatcccagtaatgtggaagcagagataggaggatccctggggctcactggccagctggtctagcctaATGGGTGAACTTCAGGctaatgacagaccctgtctcaaggaggaGGTGGACGACATTCCTGCAGCTGACACCTatgtttgtcctctggcctctacatgtgcatacatgcatgcacagccACACGCACATATGCACCGACACATTACAAAAGAGACTGGgaggggaaattgcttagtggttaaggcatttgcctgtgaagcctaaggagcccagttcaattccccaggacccatgtaagcaagatgcacaatggggcatgtgtgtctggcattcgtttgcagtggctggaggccctggcgcacccattatctctttctctctgcctctttcccccactcaaataaataaaacatttaaaaaagagagagagagactgggggctggagagatggcttagcagttaaggcatttgcctgcaaagccagaggacccaggttcaattctccaggacccatgtaagccagatgcacaaggggcacatgcatctggggttcatttgcagtaactacaggccctggcatgtccattctctctctctctctctcactctctctctctctgtctctctttctctttctctctctctgcttgcaaataaataaataaaataaaaaagagagactggctggatgtgatggtgcacacctttaatcctagcacttagcagGTAGAAGTAGAAagatttctgtgaatttgaggtcaccctgaggctatatagtgaattccaggtcagcatgggctagagtgagaccctaccttgaaaaacccaaaaagaaaagagagattgagagaccaTAGGAGGAACTAGCACTGCTGTTCTGGAGAGGGTGCATGGAAAAGATGTCATACACCATATGAAGACAAAACATACGACCCATTGATAGTCATTTAGCCAACAATGTTCTCAAGGTTCTGGTCAAGATTCTGAGCATCAGGCAGTGAATGAACAGCTTCTGTGGAGTTGTGTGCCTGCCTGGTTTCATGTTTATAGAGACACCTGGAGGCCAGCAAGACACAGTCCCTGGCCTTGAAGAGCTCACTGCAGTGGAGACAGCCCTTCCTTGCATAGAAACACCTATATCTTTGAGTTTATTAATGTGAAAGTCAGGCCAACCCAGGCCACCTCACCTCATTCTAAAAATGTTCATGCTTGCTTGAGAAATTTCTCCACCTGTGGTCTCCAGAGTTGAGGAATGGACACTTTGGGGGTGTGGACAAGTATGAGGAGTGAGAGTGATGCAGGTGCTGGAGCCTACAGGGTGTGGGGACACTTTTCCCAGGACCCTCCTCCTAAATTGTCCTGGACAAAGCTTCAGCTGCTGGTAAGAGACAGAGATCTCAAGAGGCTTAAGCGGTCTCCTCGGCACAGCCAGGGGTGGGTACCTATTGTCTCTGCTTGCCAACTCTTGGAGACTCACAGATTCCCCAAAAGGAAGCCCCAGAGAAGAGCCAGACCAGGCCTTTCCACCAAAGGTCTCCACATAATGGCTGTCACCTCTGAGTCAGGTCTGTCAGTTACCTCTTTCCTCATGAGTAGGGGAAGTTCCCTCAGGGGATGTTCTGGAAGGGACCTGGAACCTGCCACACGGAGCTCCAGGGAGGAAGGTCTTggacctccttctctctctaagcTTCCTTCAGTGTGAGCCATACAGCTCCTAGACCCTGGCCCAGCCTCAGGGCCCACCTCTTGAGAGTCAGGCATGCCAGACTCTGAAGCTTGACTTTTTAACTGCCTACTGGATGATTTGGGCAGATAGCTAAGCTTCTTTTCCAAGGTAGCAGTGACTGTCCTCAGCAGAGCAGTCCTCTGAGTGGCCAAGAAAATGTGGGGTGCCAGATCCTTAGCTTATGCTCAGGCACAGAATAAATGTGGAAGAACTGGTTTATTCCTCGCTCAAACCTCCCTCAAGGGTTGTATAGGAAAACAATCCGTCCAGGAGCCCCAGCGTCCCCCAGACTTTGATTCATGGGTCCTGGTTGAGACTGCcgagtttgtgttttgttttgtttttttcttactgtgacCAGGACTGTCCCACCCAACTCTGAGGGGCCTGCCACAGTGCTAGTCTACCTGGAGGAGACACACGTGTTCTCTCCTGAGCTAGGATGTTTCTAGTGGCCTTCATTCTCCTGGCTCACCGACCTGGTTGGTGCTTCTTGGTCACAAAATTGCTTTTGACTGCTGCAGTGGGCTGGATCCCCCACACCCAATTCATGTGTTGACTAGAGCACGTTTGAACACCAAGGTGATGACATTCAGAGGGGGAGTTTCAGGAAGTGCTTATGAATGGGAATGGAGTGCTTACTTATGGAAGAGGCTTCAGAGATAGTTTTCCTCTTTTGCAGGTAAACGGCGCCATCTATGAGCCAAGCAGCTACCCTCTGTTAGACACTCACTTTGGGAACCTCTAAGTTGGACTGTCCAACCTCCAGCACTATGAGAAACCAGTGTGTTGTTC containing:
- the Apoa4 gene encoding apolipoprotein A-IV, whose protein sequence is MFLKVVALTLALVAVTGARAEVSADQVATVMWDYFTQLSSNAKEAVEQLQKSDITQQLNTLFQDKLGDVNTYTSDLQKQLVPIATELQEHLTKNSEKLKGEIQKELEDLRARLMPHTNKVSQMIGDKVRELQQHLEPYAQELHTQVNTQTEEMRRQLTPYMQRMETSVRENVDNLQASLMPYVNEFKDKIDRNVEELKRNLVPRANELKAKIDQNVEELRHNLAPFAKEAQDKLNHQLEGLAFQMKKNAEELQAKISANADQLWQKLNPLVKDVHSKLQGNTEGLQQSLAELSSQLDQQVEEFRLNVESYGEMVNRALVQQMEQFRQQLGPYAGDRVNHLSFLEKDLRDKVSSFFSALQKKEESREKPLALPLPEQVQEPGLLSPQQS